CTAAAATTGCATAGTAAGTTCCAAGCCACATTTCCAACAAGACTCAATTGTGTAGAGGCAAAACTTTTAATGATAACttcatggcttaaaaaaaaattaggtgtttAGCCTCTTCCCCACAAAAGCCCCAAGAAAGAGGAGAGCTGCTATGCAGGGGCAGGATGCTTTGAGCAACTGCAAAAGAGATCCCCTTTCCCTGCTGctcttttaatatttgttgatttcaTGAGCCTAATCTCTCTTGAAGGAAAGGGTAGGATGGGAGTAGAAAGAGCTATGCAGAGGAAGTGGATTGATTATGCATGAAGGAAGGCAGAACGGTTGAGCGGGGAACATTGAGGTCACATGACGAGGAAGCAGCGGGGAAGGAAGGAGTCATGGCAGGTCCCACACCTGGATGGATCACATTGCCAAGGTTGATCAGATGACTGCTGCTCCCGCtctcccaccacctccacccTGAGCTGTGAGCACACCAGGGAAGCCTCAGAGGGGAGTTGCTCACCCAAAAAGGACTTGGAATCCAAAACTGTAACGTTCTTGATGCCTTTTCCATCGAGTGTTTCAAAATCCCCGAATAATCCTACAGGAGCGTTGAGAGAGCCTTGGATCCAGCTCAGGAGAGAGGAGCCCTTGCATGGCTCCCCCACTGAGGTGAGACCCCCTGTACCTGCCCCATGACCCTGGCAGAGCCAGGTTTGTGCAACCACACAGCTCCCAATTATGCCAGCTCAACTCAGACCCCAGGGGTCATCACCTGAGGATAATCTGGGACCAAAACCCATGACAAATGGCTACACAGTCACTGGACCCCAACCCCGGAAGAGACAGGTGATGAAATGGCGAAACCAGACTCGGAGACACGAGGCAGGCACATTTGGATTTGAACTTTGATCCTGAATCCTTGAGAAAGTCTatgatctcagtttcttcatctataagacAGGGATAATTAAACCAACTCTGAAGGGACGCTGGGAGAGCCGCATGAGACCCAACTGCTCTGGAGCAGGTCCCTaactctcttcctggcttctggCCCTAAGGAGAGGCCCAATAAATAGGTGTTGGTTGACTGAAGGAGTGAGCAAATGTCATTCAAAGTAGAGACTTCAGGAAAAGCATGTGACATGCAGCTTTGCAACAAATGACGCAGTCGCCCACAAACAGGGCAACTCTCCCACAGCTGAAGTCAACATCTTGATGAACAAGAGGCTTGAGGGGCGTTCCTGCTACACCATCGTGCCTGTCACTTTAAATACTAGAGACAGGCACAAATGCCTTTATTGATCCAGAAGGTTTTAATGGCTCCCTGTGATCATTTCTAAGTGAATTTCACTTCTGCCAGTGAAAGCCTTGCCATGAGGAAGGCAATTACAGATGCTGTTTCCTAAGTGGTTCCCGCAGGCTGACCTGTGCGCAGGAGGCTGGGACCCTCCTGCCTTCCGCAGGGCGGCACTATGACAAAGGTCATGGGACGGCCATGTGGGGGACACAGCAGGGACCCTCGGGGTTGCATCAGATTTTCTTGAGAGCGAGAGGACACCTTAAGGCAGTCCTAAAATAGAAAGTGCTGTGATCCTTTGCCAGTGACCTCGCTGGGAAGGCCAGAATACTTGTTTTCTGATAGATCAGGGGCTCACCAAAGATATGTGGCAGGAGGCTTGCTAGGAAGACAGCTGGTTCCTGGAAGCACGTGTGTCTAGAAAGCCCAACACCTAGCTATTAGCTATTAGAGAGCAGGTGCCCACAGGACAGAGGTGAACTAACCCCCATGGCGGCTCATTGCTGCTGCCCAAAGGGCCAGTGCATAGCTAAGTTCCGGGATCCTGGGTCCAAATTCACCTGAAGCTTGAAAGAGTGGCCATGTTCAACTCGTTTCCCCTCCATCCCTGCAACCTCCCACTGCCCCAAGGGCCTTCTGGATTCTATGGCTAAAAACAGATGAGTGACATTCAGATGGGAGCGGGCTCTGTCAAGGGAAGCTGATCTCAGGTGTGTTTTGGGGTGAAAGGGAGTATCCTGGCATGCTTGCTGGCCTGAGCTCGTGCTCAAGCTGACCTTGAGCAAGGCATTTGGCCtcgtttccttgtctgtaaattGGGAATAATTTCCCCTCCTTCCAGGGCAGTGCTGGAGAGGAACAGAGACAATGCATGTCAGGTACTGAGTACTGGGCTCTCAGCGGCAATTCCCTTCTCCCTACTGGGCGAAGTGCCCTTCTTGGCAGGGAGTGGAAGTATCTTGAAGCACTGGCTAACTCCTGCAACCCTGCCCCAGGAACCCAAGGGCAACCTCAGCAAACAGGGAGAGGTCATTTAGAATGATTACTCTCCGGTAGGCTGAGACCCCCATCCCTCAAGCTTAGCCCAGGGGGATTTTTCTTTCCCAAGAGGCTCCCAGAGAAAGGAGGGGCCCTGCAGCCTGTAGTTGCTCCTGAGTGCTGTCCCAGACAAGTGAGGGTGGGAAATCCCGAGGAGCGCCTGGAGCTTGACACTCTTCCAGCTGGGGGGCCACAGTTCCACCTCTGTAGCCAGGCATGAACCGCGAGCCACGGTGAAAACCCCATGGAGCGACCTCACAAACAGCCAGATTTGTTCTGATGCATGGAGTTTTCGTTTCTGaatttctgcctctgccactttcTCTGTGAAACCACTTTCTCAGCAGAGACAATGTTTGGGGCCCCCCATCCGTCCTCATTGTCTCATCTCCAGGCTAAATATATCCCAGCTTGTTGAAAACCAGCATCCACATAAGAACCAGATGGTGGCGAGATTTAGGAGGGTGGGGGCGATCTGGCGTTCTCACATtgcagggggtgggggctggcTGTCTTCCACAGGCCAGGCTGTACTCATAGACTGGGCGTCTCATGCTGCCCCTTACTAACTGGGGGAGTTGCTCTAGAAGGTGCTTGGTGCCAGGAAACTGTTGAACGGCCTGATGGATTGAGCACTGTCTGAGGAGTCAGGAGGCTGGGTCTTGACTCTGCTCTGCTGCTACTCACAGCCACACTCAGGGaagcccctcacccccaccaccaAACAGATTTCCCATCCAGAACgcaggagggaggaggtgggCTCTAGGAATTGTTCCATCATTGAGGCTCATAAGAGCGAACAACTGGAAATGACCCCAGGGCACCCTCCCTAAACCAGGACCTATCCCTGCAGTGGGACCCGTGGTAGGTCCTGATGGGGAAGGAGCACCAAAAGGTTGCTAAgcaaaaccacaaaataaaacccaaaacccacaaaaacaaacacaccaaccaaaagaacaaaagcaaacacaGAGTACCCCTGACATGCATGGAGCAAGCTCCCATTTGTGTGAAGAAGAACAAATGGAGTGAGCGTTGATGGGAGATGCAGAGACTCTCGCTGGTACCATGGGCTGCTGCCCATGCCAACGGGGAGAGAGACTCTCCCTGCATCCTCTTTCatatcttttgaattttgaaccatAGAAATGTCTTattcttaaaacttttaaattacattaaaaaatagatcCTGTGAGACTTTCAGGAAGGTTGTCAGACAAGACTAGAAAATGTGCCAAGAGTGATGAAGCCTTCCAGGGGCAGGGTGGACGAATGCATCATGGACTTTGTCAGCCAAAATTGCTAGAGATGCAGGAGCAGCAACAGATTTCAGGGAGTGGAGGCTGGGCCCTCAAGTCTGGGGCAAAGGGAAACCTAATTTGTCTTGGTTAATAAGAGACCTGTGTTCCCCCAGGGGCACCTGGCTCCTGATGTCACAAGGTGATCCATTTGCACAAGGCTTTGAGAGGTCACAGTGGTGGCCTTGCCCAGAAGTGCCCCCTCCCCTGGTCAGTATGGAGCCCAGGGCGCTCTAGGAGGAAACCTTGTTCGTTCCACCTCCAGGACCACCTGCCAGGGTACCCCTGGTGCACTTTATCTGAAAAGTCCTGCAGTCCCTGGCTTTTCTGTAAGGGGAAAACACCGATTGCAGAAACATCCATTTTCTTCCCTGGGGAAATATCCTAGATGGGGAGTAGGCAGCCCTGGATTCAAACCCATCACAAGGGCTGCGCAGTCCTGACCAGCCATTCATCCTTCCTAAGCCCAGGTTTTCCCATCTGGAAAGTGCTGCTATAACCTGCTCCTGGGCTGGAGGGGAGTTAAGTGAGACAATGCCTGGGAGAGGAGCACAGTGCATGCCTGGCATTGGCTGAATTTTGCAGACCTGCATACAGCAAATCTCATGGAACGCAGCAGGAACGCCCCTGATGCTGAGTCTGGGCCTGCTTATTCTACTTAAATAATTAGAACCATAGTCACGGGAGATGTTGAGTAGGTCATGCCTCCCCCCGCACGTTTCAATGATGAGGTAGTGCACATCCAGGCATTGTGATGCTAAGGGACCTCGATCACTCTGTGACAGACCCCTGGTACTGTCCCATACTGCACTGAAATTCACTCATGATAGTCGATTTCAGTAAGTCCGTGATTTCCTTAAACTGGAGTAAAATTCAAATGAGATATCATCCATCTCTCTTGCAAACTAAATAAATCATCGTTCTCTGGCTAAACTATCAGATAGTCCCTGATTTCTCTTTTGCCAAGCCCAGCCCCATTTCACATGGCTGAGATTTTCTGCATTTAACTGAAAGACTGTCTCTAGAGCCAGGAGCAAGTCTGTGGTCATGGGCTGAAGGAAACCCTTTCAGGATGTTGTTAGAAGGTTTCGTTCCCTGTGCTGTGTTGAGGAGAGTGGGGTAGGGGAATAAGAGCTAATGTCATTATTTAAATGATCCCATAGTCCATAGGGTAAGCCTGTGGGTGATGGCTGCCCAGCGCACCTGGCCCCATGACCTACCGCCTCCCCTCTTTATCTTTTGAGAGTCTCTGGAACTGGCTCAGGAGGCAGCAGCCCCTGCCCAGCACTGGGGGTGAGACTGAGGATTCCCTGTGGATACGCGGATTCTCCACCCTCACTGGAGCTATGCATCTACCTTAAGTCTGATGATCCCAAGGCCGGGTCTAAACCAATACCTTGTCAACAAGCCAGAGTCACAAGCAAGCAGCCCTGCCGAGGCCACTGGTTTCATCTCCTTTCTCAGGGAGAGAAGGTGCCTGCTCCACCTCTAGGTATCATTTGTTGGTTCATTTGCCTTGGCAAAAGCAGCCCAGAGTCCCAGCACCTAACGGGGTATGTCATTCCTGTGGGTCATTCCAACTAGAAAAACAACATGACGGATCCCTAACAGTCAGAGGCCGAAAGTGCCTGGGGCGGAGGAGTGCAGCAGTGAATGCGACTCCGTACTGCAGTTAGGAGTACCTGCAGTTCCTCTCACTGCTCACTTTCTGCTGAAGTTGGCAAATAGTCAATGAAAAACAGCCCAGGCCTTGAGTGTGACTTGTTAACAAACGTGACTTTGCTGGACTAATAACAAGTCTAACCTCTTCTCCTTTTAAAGTTCATCAATAAAACATGCACCAACAGGAAGGCATTATCCTTTTGTCTTGGGGAAAAATGGCACCTGCCTTTAGAAACTACAGAACTCCGGTGGCAACAGTGTGGGATATTTGTCCAAACCCTTACACAATAGTGTCTGAGGTCCAAGGATGGCCTTTGGCCCTTTTACACAGACTCAGGCTACAAATGGAAGCCCCATGTCCCAGGAAACCTGCAGGAATTGTACAGACTGGAAAGTCCTTTTACCTTGAAAGTTGTTGCAGATTCAGGATTGGCAAGAACCAGAGGTGAAATGAGTACCATGCCGGCGAAGTGACCCGGCCTCTCTGCGGCCGTGAGGATGGCGATGGCACCTCCCTGTAATGCAGAACGGGCAGAGCTGCTGTGTTCGGCTTGCACCAGCGCACATGATTCTAATAAACATGACCAATGCCGTAATTCTAATAAACATGACCAACGCAGTCCTCTTAAGCTGCAGTCCTGGCCAAGAGCCCTGAGGAGGACTACCTTGGAAGAGGCACCATCAAATGTTGGATAAACTAGATCTGCAATTATTTTATTACACACGTTTTTTGCTCTGGGTTTTCCAAGAGCAAACATTTCAGAGAGTTATAAATAAGGTTCCTGCCTGTGGGCCGCAAGTTAAACAATAACACATTCCCACTTCATTTCGAGCCCAAAGCTGGCGGAACCCCAATTCATCCATCCCAACAGGCTTAataggagggttttttttttttttttttttttggtggggggtaaTGTGATCATAATAATAGATTGCTATACTatactttttcctggtttagtaaAGATCCTAGAAATTTAAATTCCAAGAAAAATGGGAGTGAATGTGGATGGTGCTGGAGAGAGGCCTCACCTGTTTGCTAAAGCACAAAGGTGCttaaaagcaagggttgcaactGCAAATGCTCACAGGGGCCGGGCAGGTAAGAGAAACTTAAGGACAGAGCCAGGCAGTGACCAAGGGGCGAGAGGCAACGCCTACCCTGGTGAAATGTCCCCAGGGATATAAATTCAAGCAGTTCGATACCTCTTGGTCAGCCAACCAGCCTACTTTTTCTGTAGGTAGATTTGACCTGGAGGCTGCCAGTTTAAGGACCCCGATTTAAGATTACATTTGCTCCATTACATTTTAAGACGATATTTGCTcgatttacatatttaaaaggtGGAAGGAGTTGGAATAAGCTTTAAGGAATTTTTTCCAAGGGGACCCTTTGTCCCTAGTTATCATTCAATTCTGAAAAAAGCACACAAGGTTTGGGGACATTTTGTGTGCTTCTTATTGATGAAGGACCTATTCCCTCCTCCAAGAAGTGGCTCTTAGTAGCCTCACTATGAAATGGCACCAAGTGGTCCAAAGAGCGTTGAGAAAAAGATCAGTTTTCCAAAAGGCCACATACTCAAGCTGCTCAGTAAGGACC
The sequence above is drawn from the Rhinopithecus roxellana isolate Shanxi Qingling chromosome 1, ASM756505v1, whole genome shotgun sequence genome and encodes:
- the MGLL gene encoding monoglyceride lipase isoform X4, yielding MPEESSPRRTPQSIPYQDLPHLVNADGQYLFCRYWKPTGTPKALIFVSHGAGEHCGRYEELAQMLMGLDLLVFAHDHVGHGQSEGERMVVSDFHVFVRDVLQHVDSMQKDYPGLPVFLLGHSMGGAIAILTAAERPGHFAGMVLISPLVLANPESATTFKDYSGILKHSMEKASRTLQFWIPSPFWVSNSPLRLPWCAHSSGWRWWESGSSSHLINLGNVIHPGVGPAMTPSFPAASSSCDLNVPRSTVLPSFMHNQSTSSA